One segment of Comamonas thiooxydans DNA contains the following:
- a CDS encoding AlpA family phage regulatory protein, which yields MSTESTSGFSRNVISTAEVLERTALSKSMLYKLLRQEKFPLPTPMSNRSNGWFEADIENWLQNSKATRQANLTLPLIYMAGQMGATEGNRKQDNDISCWRIFDVSSFNALGEPGAEDILIAPPQEMVFHGTRTRFMYSGPWKAQETHDGHMLEATSAVLDRARNAAYRGALQGISRADVVVAYLEDLQAYGTLVEIGYARAAGKRVIVITSPALHKPPLNNSWSSGLWVAIRAADRHIELPDQPGSTSADHWRLAHAHAAMTIAEWYPNTVVNIS from the coding sequence ATGTCTACCGAGAGCACATCAGGCTTTAGCAGGAATGTCATCTCTACGGCGGAGGTCTTGGAGCGTACAGCGTTGTCAAAATCAATGCTCTACAAGCTCTTGCGGCAGGAAAAATTCCCTCTACCCACGCCGATGAGCAACAGAAGCAATGGCTGGTTTGAAGCGGATATCGAAAACTGGCTGCAGAACAGCAAAGCAACTCGCCAAGCCAATCTCACACTCCCGCTCATCTACATGGCGGGCCAAATGGGTGCAACTGAGGGCAATAGAAAGCAGGACAACGATATCTCCTGCTGGCGGATCTTCGACGTTTCCAGCTTCAATGCTCTGGGCGAGCCCGGCGCTGAAGACATACTGATCGCACCGCCGCAAGAAATGGTCTTCCATGGAACGCGCACGAGATTCATGTATTCAGGGCCGTGGAAAGCCCAAGAAACCCATGATGGACACATGCTTGAGGCCACCTCTGCTGTGCTCGACAGGGCTCGGAACGCCGCATATCGTGGTGCTCTTCAAGGCATCTCACGGGCGGATGTCGTTGTGGCGTATCTCGAAGACCTGCAAGCTTATGGCACCTTGGTTGAAATCGGCTACGCACGAGCGGCGGGCAAGAGAGTGATTGTGATTACTTCGCCAGCACTCCATAAGCCACCGCTTAACAATAGCTGGAGCAGCGGTCTATGGGTTGCTATCCGGGCTGCCGACCGACATATCGAACTGCCCGATCAACCCGGCAGTACGTCGGCAGACCACTGGAGACTGGCCCATGCACACGCGGCAATGACGATTGCCGAGTGGTATCCGAACACCGTGGTCAATATCTCCTAG
- a CDS encoding ABC transporter ATP-binding protein: protein MKEAFDKPKNTAAIEAREISWKIRGTPIVQQVCLQVRPGEMLGLIGPNGSGKSSLLRLLSGVLKPNSGEVLLEGQRLHQLPRRMVARQLAFVAQTADTADAISVTEAVELGRTPWLSAIDPLSSVDRSIVRDALRDVGLLSKANSNWSTLSGGERQRAHIARALAQQPRLLLLDEPCNHLDVHQQLSLLQLIQRLPITKVVALHDLNQAMVCDRLAVMHQGQLIQLGAPHEVMSPDLLEQVFQVQVRTLIDPQDGCRVLRFQPMPSL from the coding sequence ATGAAAGAGGCCTTTGACAAGCCGAAGAATACGGCGGCCATAGAAGCGCGGGAGATCAGCTGGAAGATCCGAGGTACCCCAATCGTTCAGCAGGTCTGCTTGCAGGTGCGTCCGGGTGAAATGCTGGGGTTGATTGGGCCGAACGGCTCTGGAAAATCCAGTCTGCTGCGTCTATTGTCAGGCGTGCTTAAACCCAACTCCGGGGAGGTTCTGCTGGAGGGCCAGCGACTGCATCAGTTGCCTCGTCGTATGGTGGCGCGCCAACTGGCTTTTGTGGCACAGACTGCCGATACTGCGGATGCCATCAGTGTGACCGAGGCGGTGGAGCTGGGGCGTACTCCCTGGCTATCAGCCATTGACCCCCTGTCGAGCGTTGATCGATCGATTGTCCGAGATGCGTTGCGCGACGTCGGACTACTCTCCAAGGCAAACAGCAACTGGAGCACCTTGTCAGGCGGGGAGCGCCAAAGGGCACACATTGCCAGGGCTCTGGCGCAGCAACCGCGCCTGTTGCTGCTGGATGAGCCCTGCAATCATCTGGACGTCCATCAACAGCTGTCACTGTTGCAGTTGATCCAGCGTCTTCCAATCACCAAGGTCGTCGCGTTGCACGACCTCAATCAAGCCATGGTCTGCGACCGGCTGGCCGTCATGCATCAGGGCCAGTTGATTCAGCTGGGCGCACCTCATGAAGTGATGAGCCCGGATTTGCTGGAGCAAGTCTTTCAAGTCCAAGTTCGCACCTTGATCGATCCGCAGGATGGCTGCCGCGTTCTGCGCTTCCAGCCAATGCCAAGTCTTTGA
- a CDS encoding copper chaperone PCu(A)C: MKLAIRSLVAAAALIAAAAAQAQVTVKDAWVRATVPQQKATGAFMQLQSTKDTKLVSASSPLTPNVEVHEMAMQDNVMKMRQVPAIELPAGKVVELKPGSYHVMLMNLQKPVSVGDTVSLTLSFEGKDGKRETVEVQAPVRPLNSNAAPASHGGHTH; this comes from the coding sequence ATGAAACTCGCCATTCGCTCTCTTGTCGCCGCAGCCGCGCTGATCGCAGCAGCCGCTGCCCAGGCCCAAGTCACTGTCAAAGACGCCTGGGTAAGGGCCACGGTTCCTCAGCAAAAGGCTACTGGTGCCTTTATGCAACTGCAATCAACGAAAGATACCAAGCTGGTCTCTGCGAGCTCACCCCTCACGCCCAACGTTGAGGTGCATGAGATGGCAATGCAGGACAACGTGATGAAGATGCGCCAAGTGCCTGCAATCGAGCTGCCTGCGGGCAAGGTTGTAGAGCTCAAGCCTGGTAGCTATCACGTCATGTTGATGAACCTGCAAAAGCCTGTCAGCGTGGGGGACACCGTCTCCCTGACCTTGAGCTTTGAAGGCAAAGATGGAAAGCGCGAGACAGTCGAGGTTCAGGCCCCCGTGCGACCGCTCAATAGCAACGCAGCTCCTGCCAGCCACGGCGGCCATACACACTGA
- a CDS encoding DUF2946 family protein, whose translation MLALIWGWLAAPLAQAMGSSGGSWVQVCTSLGTRFVQLDHDDGSLASEDGKPAPSASPSAECPYCRLHASLALLPVVVQMPEVLRPTNVLAPAPVATIELPDPPWQPSLPRGPPPTISA comes from the coding sequence ATGCTCGCGCTGATCTGGGGGTGGCTCGCGGCACCGCTGGCTCAGGCCATGGGCTCCTCCGGGGGAAGCTGGGTCCAGGTATGCACCAGTCTCGGCACTCGGTTTGTACAGCTTGATCACGACGATGGCAGTCTGGCTTCAGAGGACGGCAAACCCGCCCCTTCTGCCTCACCGTCCGCTGAATGTCCGTATTGCCGTTTGCACGCCAGCCTCGCGCTACTACCGGTTGTCGTCCAGATGCCGGAGGTTTTACGTCCTACCAATGTGCTTGCGCCGGCACCCGTAGCGACGATTGAGCTTCCCGATCCGCCCTGGCAACCCTCATTGCCGCGCGGACCTCCACCAACGATTTCTGCTTAG
- a CDS encoding TonB-dependent receptor has product MQTMLQKPRSVLALALVAAFPALGWAQSVPHESTAQGTEHPELATIEVKGQAMADASAAYSTTTIENAQIKDLHISETKELFRHVPGMNVQNYQLPGVADGIVMRGFGGGGHGGDIGAALDGIPLNEAMSHADGYVDFNVIIPLEIDRLTVYKGPVSPLYGNFNRSGLVAINTRKGGVYNDLDLRLGSHSTFDSQWALGRQLENGDDINFAAQHARSNGFRPQSDAERSTVSGRWRHSLTSDLEVVLSGRLHHANGNSASYITEPQLKTDPYGIDPRTQNDGSKKNFGTLRADVNYTLSPQVKLLSFAYLTRQDFTRWFTRPTSSGWKQREESYDRTVFGAGTSLNGHSDVAGQHVNWVLGLETFRESTDYEYYDGTNNRIRTSPAINDRQSKLNSLSAFGEVEVPLHRLLTPTLGMRWDRFSGGCKLLGPETGSDPCGPLAKMSHASPKVGVKSEVLPGVLQLRASWAEGFALPSTFAKYALGASAVSPNVFKQTEIGAQLTPLQGVFLDIAAYRLNSSDEIRAVAPGVYENYGATRRTGIEASAFWSVHRTLDLAMTYGSANSKVTENGTASLVGNRVAGVPKYTGTVSATWKPLAQWAATVTYRKVGNYAVDAANTVTYGGYNTWDLGVSYTARGSQNYRIYAQIANLADKAYATTASVIGGTRLYAPGAPRTLSAGVQYQF; this is encoded by the coding sequence ATGCAAACAATGCTTCAAAAGCCCCGCAGCGTACTGGCACTTGCACTAGTCGCCGCATTCCCCGCTCTCGGATGGGCTCAATCCGTTCCCCACGAATCAACAGCACAAGGTACGGAGCATCCCGAGCTGGCCACAATCGAGGTCAAAGGCCAAGCGATGGCGGATGCGTCAGCGGCATACTCCACGACCACCATCGAAAACGCCCAGATCAAGGACCTGCATATCAGCGAAACCAAGGAGCTGTTTCGCCATGTGCCGGGGATGAATGTCCAGAACTATCAGTTGCCAGGGGTTGCGGATGGCATCGTGATGCGTGGGTTCGGTGGCGGCGGTCATGGCGGTGATATTGGAGCGGCGCTGGATGGCATCCCGCTCAATGAAGCGATGTCCCATGCAGATGGCTATGTTGATTTCAACGTCATCATTCCGCTGGAAATCGACCGGCTCACGGTTTACAAAGGGCCGGTATCGCCGTTGTATGGCAACTTCAATCGCTCGGGTCTGGTTGCCATCAACACTCGCAAAGGTGGGGTGTACAACGACCTGGATCTGCGACTGGGCTCACACTCGACGTTTGATAGCCAATGGGCATTGGGTCGCCAGCTGGAAAATGGCGATGACATCAATTTTGCGGCGCAGCATGCACGCAGCAACGGCTTTCGGCCGCAATCGGATGCCGAACGCAGCACGGTCTCGGGCCGGTGGCGTCATAGTCTCACGAGTGATCTTGAGGTCGTGCTTTCTGGCCGCCTGCACCATGCCAACGGCAACTCGGCCAGCTACATCACTGAGCCGCAGCTCAAGACTGATCCCTATGGCATCGATCCGAGGACCCAGAACGATGGCTCCAAAAAGAATTTTGGAACGCTACGCGCTGATGTGAATTACACGCTCTCGCCGCAGGTCAAGCTCCTGAGCTTTGCGTATTTGACGCGCCAAGACTTCACACGCTGGTTCACCAGGCCCACCAGCAGCGGCTGGAAGCAGCGAGAGGAATCCTACGATCGCACGGTGTTTGGAGCGGGCACCAGCTTGAACGGTCACAGTGATGTGGCCGGCCAGCATGTCAACTGGGTTCTGGGGCTTGAGACCTTTCGTGAAAGCACCGATTACGAGTATTACGACGGCACCAACAACCGAATTCGCACAAGCCCCGCCATCAACGACAGACAGAGCAAACTCAACAGCCTTTCTGCCTTTGGCGAGGTAGAAGTGCCTCTGCACCGACTATTGACGCCAACCCTGGGAATGCGCTGGGATCGCTTTAGTGGCGGCTGCAAGCTACTGGGTCCGGAAACGGGCTCCGACCCCTGCGGCCCACTGGCCAAGATGAGTCATGCCAGCCCCAAGGTGGGCGTGAAGTCCGAAGTGCTGCCAGGCGTTCTGCAACTGAGAGCCAGCTGGGCTGAAGGCTTTGCGCTGCCAAGCACCTTTGCCAAATATGCCCTGGGCGCGTCTGCGGTGAGCCCCAACGTTTTCAAGCAGACTGAAATTGGTGCTCAGCTGACTCCTTTGCAGGGTGTCTTCCTGGATATTGCTGCCTACCGGCTCAACTCCAGTGACGAAATTCGTGCCGTTGCCCCCGGCGTGTATGAGAACTACGGAGCCACGCGGCGTACCGGCATTGAAGCCAGTGCGTTCTGGTCCGTGCACCGGACTCTGGATCTGGCAATGACCTACGGAAGTGCCAACTCCAAGGTCACTGAAAACGGTACTGCCAGCCTGGTCGGAAATCGTGTCGCTGGTGTGCCCAAGTACACCGGCACTGTCAGTGCCACCTGGAAGCCCCTGGCTCAATGGGCCGCGACAGTGACCTATCGCAAGGTTGGTAACTATGCAGTCGATGCCGCCAATACGGTGACTTATGGCGGCTACAACACCTGGGACCTCGGCGTGAGCTATACAGCGCGAGGCAGCCAGAACTACCGCATCTATGCACAGATCGCCAATCTGGCAGACAAGGCCTATGCGACAACAGCGTCGGTCATCGGAGGTACCCGTCTCTATGCACCTGGTGCACCGCGCACATTGAGTGCTGGTGTTCAGTACCAGTTTTGA
- the nikR gene encoding nickel-responsive transcriptional regulator NikR, with protein sequence MERFTISLDDRLAQEFDEHIAAKGYGNRSEAVRDILHVHLAKARETQNVEGPCIACLSYVYNHHERDLSDRLARVQHQHHELTISTTHAHLDHDNCLETVLLKGSAQAVRRFAESIMAERGVHHGSINIVALPEQSHHHSADHHHH encoded by the coding sequence ATGGAACGTTTCACTATCTCCCTTGATGACCGACTGGCCCAGGAGTTTGACGAGCACATTGCCGCAAAAGGCTATGGCAATCGCTCTGAAGCTGTCCGGGACATCCTTCACGTGCATCTCGCAAAAGCTCGTGAAACCCAAAACGTTGAGGGTCCCTGCATTGCCTGCCTCTCCTATGTTTACAACCATCACGAGCGAGACCTCTCGGACCGGTTGGCGCGGGTTCAACATCAGCACCACGAGTTGACGATCTCCACCACCCACGCCCATCTCGATCACGACAACTGCCTAGAGACTGTGCTTTTAAAAGGTTCTGCTCAAGCGGTACGCCGTTTCGCGGAAAGCATCATGGCCGAGCGTGGCGTGCACCATGGCAGCATTAACATCGTTGCACTCCCCGAGCAGTCGCACCACCATAGTGCAGATCATCATCACCACTGA
- a CDS encoding response regulator transcription factor — protein MYLSDSPKGPYLDAGSTEVTSSVLGYTWPSDMKGQKSQPVRVFLADEDRHIRSVIAQELMRDPRTILVGQASSYREARKGILAQEFDVLLVDLSLSEGQGADLLELVQLRMPNVLSIAISSCEKDDIAMDAFKKGVVGYFLKNSWLGSYSQAVLEVANGGASISPIVAKKILPKIFKYSESEESPLENKKFEKLTDREKEVLLLIAQGKRTHEIGDYMKISALTVSTHVKNIYRKLQVRTRAQAVRHGVLKGII, from the coding sequence ATGTACCTCTCCGACTCGCCCAAGGGGCCGTACCTTGATGCAGGCAGCACCGAAGTCACCTCCTCTGTCCTGGGTTACACGTGGCCATCCGACATGAAAGGTCAGAAGAGCCAGCCAGTTCGGGTTTTCTTGGCAGATGAAGACAGGCACATCAGGAGCGTGATCGCGCAAGAGCTTATGCGTGATCCCAGGACTATCCTGGTAGGGCAGGCTTCCAGCTACCGAGAAGCGCGCAAGGGCATCTTGGCGCAGGAGTTCGATGTGCTTCTCGTTGACTTGTCTCTTAGCGAAGGACAAGGGGCAGATTTGCTGGAGCTGGTCCAATTGAGAATGCCCAATGTGTTGAGTATCGCAATTTCCTCCTGCGAAAAAGACGACATCGCTATGGATGCTTTCAAAAAAGGTGTCGTAGGATATTTTTTGAAGAATTCATGGCTTGGGAGTTATTCGCAGGCTGTACTGGAAGTGGCCAATGGCGGAGCCTCCATATCTCCAATTGTTGCGAAAAAAATTCTTCCCAAAATATTTAAATACTCCGAATCCGAGGAAAGCCCTCTTGAAAACAAGAAATTCGAGAAGCTGACTGATAGGGAAAAAGAAGTTTTACTATTAATTGCTCAAGGAAAAAGAACCCATGAGATCGGGGACTACATGAAGATTAGTGCATTGACTGTATCAACGCATGTCAAAAATATTTATCGAAAGTTGCAAGTCAGGACTAGAGCGCAGGCTGTTAGGCATGGGGTACTGAAAGGCATCATTTGA
- a CDS encoding SCO family protein, protein MHKNACRRRSVLVWGALSVTAALAGCSDQKVTSFHGLNVTGSTYGHDFRLKDPEGRERTLADFKGQAVMIFFGFTQCPDVCPTALSRAIEVKQLLGQDADRLQVIFVTIDPERDTPQVLKEYTAAFDPSFLGLYGDLERTAATAKDFQVFYKKVPTGSSYTMDHSALTYIYDPAGKLRLAMRHQQTAQEFAEDIRQLLHTA, encoded by the coding sequence ATGCATAAAAACGCCTGTCGCCGGCGCAGCGTCCTCGTATGGGGAGCTCTGTCTGTTACTGCGGCGCTCGCCGGTTGCTCTGATCAAAAAGTGACGAGTTTCCACGGCCTCAATGTCACCGGGTCGACTTACGGACATGACTTCCGCTTGAAAGACCCAGAGGGACGAGAACGCACGCTTGCTGACTTCAAGGGCCAGGCGGTGATGATCTTTTTTGGCTTCACACAGTGTCCTGACGTTTGCCCTACTGCCCTGTCGCGGGCGATAGAAGTCAAACAACTTCTCGGCCAGGACGCGGACCGTCTTCAGGTGATTTTTGTCACGATCGATCCCGAGCGCGACACACCGCAAGTCTTGAAGGAATACACAGCGGCTTTCGACCCCAGCTTCCTCGGCCTGTATGGGGACTTGGAACGAACTGCCGCTACAGCCAAAGACTTCCAAGTCTTCTACAAAAAGGTGCCCACTGGATCGTCTTACACCATGGACCATTCGGCACTGACCTACATCTACGACCCGGCTGGAAAGCTACGTCTTGCAATGCGCCATCAGCAGACCGCTCAAGAGTTTGCTGAGGACATACGCCAGCTTCTTCATACCGCCTAA
- a CDS encoding ABC transporter substrate-binding protein — MLYALGLGDKVAGTALWFNPVQPRFKAINDKVPRLSDNIPSFESVIGKRPALVVSQFEWMVGKDGVVGTREQFHDLHIATYAMPADCEGKNNLVGSDGTRTASYDVKALYKSIRQLAQVFDVEARGESLVKDLSKRQAQAVAKVKSSKLNNLSAALWFSSADLAADPYMAGKNGVAGYMMQTLGLRNVVGSAEEWPTVGWETIAKANPSILIIARMDRRRFPADDYQKKLDFLKKDPVTQHMDAVKNGRIVIVDADALQGSIRQVDGMEQIASAVLKIEGLSK, encoded by the coding sequence ATGCTTTATGCCCTCGGGCTGGGCGACAAGGTGGCGGGCACCGCACTCTGGTTCAATCCGGTACAGCCCCGCTTCAAAGCCATCAATGACAAGGTGCCGCGCCTGTCCGACAACATTCCCAGCTTTGAGTCGGTCATCGGCAAGCGTCCTGCCTTGGTGGTGTCGCAGTTCGAATGGATGGTGGGCAAGGATGGGGTAGTCGGTACCCGCGAGCAGTTTCATGATCTCCACATAGCCACCTATGCCATGCCGGCGGATTGCGAAGGCAAAAATAATCTGGTCGGCTCGGACGGCACACGTACCGCCAGCTACGACGTGAAGGCCTTGTACAAAAGCATCCGCCAGTTGGCGCAGGTCTTTGATGTCGAAGCCCGAGGCGAGAGCCTGGTCAAGGATTTGAGCAAACGCCAGGCTCAGGCGGTGGCCAAGGTCAAATCCTCCAAGCTCAATAACCTGTCTGCAGCACTGTGGTTCTCTAGTGCTGATCTCGCAGCCGACCCTTATATGGCTGGTAAAAACGGGGTGGCAGGCTACATGATGCAGACGCTCGGTTTGCGCAATGTCGTCGGCTCTGCAGAAGAATGGCCCACGGTGGGCTGGGAAACCATTGCCAAGGCCAACCCCTCGATCCTGATCATTGCCCGCATGGATCGCCGCCGCTTTCCTGCCGACGATTACCAGAAGAAGCTGGACTTTCTCAAGAAGGACCCTGTCACCCAGCATATGGATGCCGTCAAGAACGGTCGCATCGTGATTGTGGACGCTGACGCCCTGCAAGGCTCCATCCGCCAGGTGGATGGCATGGAGCAGATTGCCAGTGCGGTGCTGAAAATCGAAGGCCTCTCCAAATAA
- a CDS encoding iron ABC transporter permease has protein sequence MNTSTLTSTWPAMPASQFLRAVLLTIAAAAMLLLAIVLGIAIGETDISARIVYEVLTNRLLGTSYPIDPINAGIVWNYRLTRALVAASCGAGLAVSGVILQSLLRNALAEPYLLGISAGASTGAVLVSVAGLGAGFISMTTGAFFGAVCAFALVALLAHAAGDGGLRNGGQIVLAGIAGSQLFNALTSLIITKSGSAEQARGIMFWLLGNLSGVRWPDTALTASVAVAGVLVCLLHARSLDAFAFGSESAAALGVPVRRVQLTLLLAAALMTAVMVSIVGAIGFVGLVIPHSARLIVGVRHRRLIPVSAVIGAIFLIAADVVSRTLIGGQVLPIGVITALVGAPVFACILLRSQKGRS, from the coding sequence ATGAATACCTCTACGCTGACTTCAACTTGGCCAGCCATGCCGGCCAGCCAGTTCCTGCGCGCAGTCCTGCTGACGATAGCCGCAGCGGCCATGCTCTTGCTGGCCATTGTTTTGGGCATAGCCATAGGTGAGACCGATATCTCGGCCCGCATTGTGTATGAGGTGCTCACCAACCGGCTGCTTGGGACCAGCTATCCGATAGATCCGATCAACGCGGGGATCGTCTGGAATTACCGGCTGACGCGAGCCTTGGTCGCCGCCAGTTGCGGGGCTGGCCTGGCAGTCTCCGGCGTTATCTTGCAGTCGTTGCTGCGAAATGCCTTGGCGGAGCCATATCTGCTCGGTATCTCTGCAGGCGCGTCCACAGGGGCCGTGCTGGTTTCGGTGGCCGGTCTGGGGGCCGGCTTCATATCGATGACCACGGGAGCCTTTTTCGGCGCGGTGTGCGCATTTGCCTTGGTGGCACTGTTAGCCCATGCCGCCGGCGATGGGGGGTTGCGCAACGGCGGCCAGATTGTGCTGGCCGGCATTGCCGGCTCGCAGCTGTTCAATGCACTGACCTCGTTGATCATCACCAAATCCGGAAGCGCAGAGCAGGCGCGCGGCATCATGTTTTGGCTGCTTGGCAATTTGAGCGGTGTGCGCTGGCCAGACACCGCTCTGACGGCCTCGGTGGCCGTAGCTGGCGTACTGGTGTGCCTGCTACATGCCCGTTCTCTCGACGCATTTGCCTTCGGCAGCGAGTCCGCTGCGGCGCTTGGGGTACCGGTGCGCCGCGTGCAGCTGACTTTGCTGCTGGCTGCAGCGTTGATGACTGCGGTGATGGTTTCGATCGTCGGAGCTATCGGCTTCGTCGGGTTGGTTATCCCTCACTCGGCACGCCTGATTGTGGGCGTGCGCCATCGACGCCTGATCCCCGTCAGTGCAGTGATTGGAGCCATCTTCCTGATTGCTGCCGACGTGGTCTCACGTACCCTGATCGGGGGACAGGTTCTGCCCATTGGTGTGATTACCGCTCTGGTCGGTGCGCCTGTGTTCGCCTGCATCCTGCTCAGGAGCCAGAAAGGTCGCTCATGA
- a CDS encoding N-acetyltransferase, with the protein MNSFSIQRVGELHKVQDFLQKARIAMFAGRGNTLEIPPDLRYFEETYLSGSGCMLAALDSQQRVQATIACRDYDSRFPQLNFHQLKVVELVRLFVAPEFRRSGVGGALVDALKLHAQAQQVQVLYLHTHPFLPGAVEFWQTQGFEVIDREADPLWQTIHMQRMLEVHKEV; encoded by the coding sequence ATGAACAGCTTTTCTATCCAGCGTGTTGGCGAGTTGCACAAGGTTCAAGATTTTCTGCAAAAAGCACGCATTGCCATGTTCGCCGGGCGAGGCAACACGCTGGAAATTCCTCCGGACCTGCGCTATTTCGAAGAGACCTACCTCTCAGGCAGCGGTTGCATGTTGGCAGCGCTCGACTCCCAGCAAAGGGTACAGGCCACGATTGCTTGCCGGGACTACGACAGCAGATTTCCCCAACTGAACTTTCATCAGTTGAAGGTGGTTGAGCTAGTGCGCTTGTTTGTCGCCCCAGAGTTTCGACGATCCGGCGTGGGTGGTGCACTAGTGGATGCATTGAAGCTACATGCACAGGCTCAACAGGTGCAAGTGCTCTACCTCCACACACATCCCTTCTTGCCAGGGGCCGTCGAGTTCTGGCAGACCCAAGGCTTCGAGGTGATCGACCGCGAAGCAGATCCGCTATGGCAAACCATTCATATGCAACGTATGCTTGAAGTGCATAAAGAGGTCTGA
- a CDS encoding pseudoazurin, with protein MNQKVPGMPVLNSARYAALLLCICTAPPVAAETIEIKMLNRGPHGAMVYEPEFVKIAPGDSVKFLATSSGHDAVSVTGMAPAGATPFRGKTNQEITVTMTEPGLYGVKCQPHYAMGMVMLIQVGDSSLSKLSVPDDVPEQAKQRFQDIVARAKATAAR; from the coding sequence TTGAATCAGAAAGTTCCCGGTATGCCCGTTCTTAACTCTGCCCGCTATGCAGCCTTGCTGCTGTGCATTTGTACCGCGCCTCCGGTTGCTGCAGAAACGATAGAAATCAAAATGCTCAACCGAGGCCCCCATGGAGCCATGGTGTACGAGCCCGAGTTCGTCAAGATCGCACCTGGTGACAGCGTCAAATTTCTGGCGACCAGCAGCGGTCACGATGCAGTGTCCGTCACAGGTATGGCACCGGCAGGGGCAACGCCTTTCAGGGGCAAGACGAATCAGGAAATCACGGTCACCATGACCGAGCCTGGTCTGTATGGAGTCAAGTGTCAGCCCCACTATGCGATGGGCATGGTGATGCTGATCCAGGTCGGCGACAGCTCGTTGTCCAAGCTCTCCGTGCCGGACGACGTGCCCGAACAAGCCAAGCAGCGCTTCCAAGATATTGTTGCGCGCGCTAAAGCAACTGCTGCTCGGTAA